The genome window CCTGGTGTGTCTGTGTCCAACATGTGTTCTTGTCGGACATGCTGAGGACACTTCTGCATCAGTGTGTCCTAGTTAtgattggagaaaaaaaaatattgaaaaataattcttttaatttcCAATAcgtttttaaagattttgatagttatttattttgaaaacttgtaaataaacaaaaaatataaatattcctacaaatataaaaaatatacctaaaaatgtattaattaattgtgGTACCCAACAACCGGCGTGTCTTGTCCTAATTTTTCTAGAATTGACATGTCACCATGTCTTGTATTGTGTCATGTCCGTGTCCGTGGTCATTATGCATTGGAGTTTCTGTAAAGTATTTATTGAGGTTGAGCGATGGCAAGTGTCTTCCACCAAAAGTGACTGGTCACGGTTTGAGTACGGGAATAGGCCTGTCCAGTAAATTGGATGTAAGGTTGCGTACCATGACCTCTCCTAGACCCTGCAAAAGTGGAAGTTTTGTGCATTGGGTacaaacttttttgttttgttcctaTGTAGCATGGTGTAATTTTTACAATATAGCTAATAGAAGATCCTATGGCTACCAAATATATATCATGTTATCATAAATCAGGGGGGAGAGATTAACAGAAAGCTTTCTGTTGATGTAGAAATGATTATACAGAACCggaaaaaatgatttcaaattcTCATGAAAATGGACGTATACTTGCAAGGAATTTGCACCTACAATACATGATTATGCGAACTTGAATGTGGACTTGCAATGCGTGTGTGTTGGAGGTGTTTTTAATCTGTAATGaagattaattaattttatgagttgtgttttttgtttttataaatttcaaaattgactaTAGATTATATTTGGTTGGAAATTTTGGACTCAATATTTTATTGTCTTGATAATTTCACATTGAGTAGATGATATGTCCATGATATGGTTGAGTCTTATCTTGCATTGATGTGGGTTGGTCATGCTTCTTTACATTCTAGTTTGTtgtctttttgtgtgtgtgtctttTTCAAAGTGAGAGACACAAGAAGAGATAACtgatttcatgtttttcttgcacattaTAAAGGTGAATTGGGCTGGATTTGACAAGTTAGAGGGTGAGGGAGGTGCCATTCGGCAAGTTCTCCTGCTGGGCTACCGGTCTGGTTTCCAGGTGTGGGATGTTGAGGATGCAAATAATGTCCGTGACCTAGTTTCCAGACATGATGGTCCTGTTTCATTCATGCAAATGCTACCAAAGCCAATAGCATCAAAGAGATTGCAAGACAAGTTTGCAGACAGCCGCCCGCTGCTAGTAGTTTGTGCTGATGGGTCCCATTCTGTAGGTAGTAACATTCAGAACGGGTTAGCCACTCCTTGCAATGGGAGCATCCCAAACTACAATGATTCAGTGAATGGAAGTATTTTGCCTACTGCTGTTCAGTTTTATTCCTTGAGATCTCAATCTTATGTTCATGTCCTAAAGTTTAGATCAGTTGTTTATTCTGTAAGGTGCAGTTCCCGAGTTGTTGCTATTTCTCAAGCAGCTCAGGTATATTTTCTTATGTATATTTTCTGAGCATCCATATCTTCTGCCTAATCAAAGTGCTAAAAAGTGTTTTGAATTGCAGATACACTGCTTTGATGCCACAACCTTAGAGAGGGAATATACTATTCTTACAAACCCTATAGTTATGGGGCCTCCTGGTGCTGGAGGCATAGGGTATGGACCTCTTGCGGTGGGTCCCCGATGGCTTGCTTATAGTGGAAGTCCAGTTGTAGTCTCAAACTCGGGGCGTGTCAGTCCACAACATCTAATGCCTTCTGCAAGCTTTCCTGGTTTTCCTTCAAATGGGAGCCTGGTGGCTCACTATGCTAAAGAATCAAGCAAGCAGCTTGCTGCTGGGATTGTAACCCTGGGAGACATGGGCTATAAGAAGATCTCCAGATACTGCTCTGAGCTTCTACCTGAGAATAATTCTTCTGTGCAATCGGGGAGTCCTGGCTGGAAAGGCAATGGAACCGTTAATGGCCATTTAACAGATGCAGAAAACATTGGAATGGTACATGCTTTTCTCAAGTTTGTTTTTACTGAAACCACACACGCAGTCTGATATATATATGccttctcctttttctcttcaTGCTCTATTTTTGCAAGTTTGACTAGAGGTCATACACTTCTACTTTGCTTTGTTTCTTTACCTAGGTGAATGAATTATATTGCATAATTACCAATAAATGAACATGTGGCAACTTAGTCTGTGGAATATCATGCTGTTGTGGTATTTACTAGTGAAGTTATTTATGAACTGACACTTGCATGGTCCTTTTTcgtattgttttcttttgtttatcagGTCATTGTCAGAGATATTGTAAGCAAAGTTGTTATTGCCCAGTTCAGGGCACACAAGAGTCCTATTTCTGCGTTATGCTTTGACCCTAGTGGCACCCTTTTAGTTACCGCTTCGGTCCAGGGCCACAAcataaatgttttcaaaataattccTGGACAGCCAGTAAACTCCTCTGCATCTGATGCTGGTGCATCTTATGTACATCTTTACAGACTACAACGTGGTTTTACAAATGCAGTAAGTGTTGGATAAATGTTTCATGATTGCTTCTTGGATATGGCATTGTTATTGTCTCGTGcttatccttttttttgggggttttttaGGTCATACAGGATATTAGCTTCAGTGATGACAGCAACTGGATTATGATTAGCTCATCAAGGGGGACAAACCACTTGTTTGCTATTAATCCTCTTGGAGGATCAGTAAACTTCCAGTCGGCTGATGCTAGTTTTACCCTAAAAAATAGCAGTTTGGGTGTTATGACTAAGCCAGCAGTTCGATGGCCACCTAGTCAACAGAGCCTTTGTGCAGCCGGTCCTCCAGTTACACTTTCGGTTGTTAGCAGAATAAGGAATGGAACTAATGGATGGAAAGGCACTGTAAGTGGTGCTGCAGCAGCTGCAACAGGAAGGATGAGCTCTCTTTCTGGGGCTATTGCTTCATCTTTCCACAATTGCAGAAGCAATGCTTTATTTGTGGATTGCAGCTCTTCGAAGGCAAAGTACCACCTTTTGGTTTTTTCTCCTTCTGGTTGTATGGTACAATATGCATTGCGAACATCAACTTGTCTAGACCCAACGCCTGTTGTGTCTGGATTAAGCACTGGTCATGAGTCAGCACCAGAATGTGATGCAAGATTGGTTGTTGAGGCTATCCAGAAGTGGAATATATGTCAGAAACAAAaccgaagagagagagaagataataTTGATATATATGGTGAGAATGGGAATTCAGACAGCAATAAAATATATCCTGAAGGATTGAAGAAAGGAAATAGCATCTATCCTGAAGCTGGGGGTGTATTCATGAAAGCAAAAATCAGTCCTGAGGAGAAACATCATTTCTATATATCAGAAGCTGAACTGCAGATGCATCAGCCTCGGATCCCGTTGTGGGCAAAACATGAGGTATTTGTGTTCTGCTGGAATGAAATGTTGTGCTTGTTCAATCATGCATGCATTTGTTTGATGTCTACATCTCCCTTATTCTTGtaaattttcttgccagataTACTTTCAATCAATGTTGGTGGAAGGCAccaaaatgaa of Quercus lobata isolate SW786 chromosome 8, ValleyOak3.0 Primary Assembly, whole genome shotgun sequence contains these proteins:
- the LOC115955563 gene encoding autophagy-related protein 18f-like isoform X1, whose protein sequence is MIKGDIEESTILVFWVLSILLSLVLGMRNDGQKQQQGGVPRPGRPSGFLPSSFRAISSYLRIVSSGASTVARSAASVASSIVDRDDDINHDQVNWAGFDKLEGEGGAIRQVLLLGYRSGFQVWDVEDANNVRDLVSRHDGPVSFMQMLPKPIASKRLQDKFADSRPLLVVCADGSHSVGSNIQNGLATPCNGSIPNYNDSVNGSILPTAVQFYSLRSQSYVHVLKFRSVVYSVRCSSRVVAISQAAQIHCFDATTLEREYTILTNPIVMGPPGAGGIGYGPLAVGPRWLAYSGSPVVVSNSGRVSPQHLMPSASFPGFPSNGSLVAHYAKESSKQLAAGIVTLGDMGYKKISRYCSELLPENNSSVQSGSPGWKGNGTVNGHLTDAENIGMVIVRDIVSKVVIAQFRAHKSPISALCFDPSGTLLVTASVQGHNINVFKIIPGQPVNSSASDAGASYVHLYRLQRGFTNAVIQDISFSDDSNWIMISSSRGTNHLFAINPLGGSVNFQSADASFTLKNSSLGVMTKPAVRWPPSQQSLCAAGPPVTLSVVSRIRNGTNGWKGTVSGAAAAATGRMSSLSGAIASSFHNCRSNALFVDCSSSKAKYHLLVFSPSGCMVQYALRTSTCLDPTPVVSGLSTGHESAPECDARLVVEAIQKWNICQKQNRREREDNIDIYGENGNSDSNKIYPEGLKKGNSIYPEAGGVFMKAKISPEEKHHFYISEAELQMHQPRIPLWAKHEIYFQSMLVEGTKMNEENASKGEIEIERIPTRMIEARSKDLVPVFDYLQTPKIQQTRFTRNPVLDCNTNGRLQHQRSGVSENDRLSCRGSSGSLDSMTDSAAAVAEFHNASEETECNGPRMPVGTKGFVNNSDSPKMKTRLETVNNRESLRMEAQLKFVNSNKEGLKMENHFEDEGGEFD
- the LOC115955563 gene encoding autophagy-related protein 18f-like isoform X2; the protein is MIKGDIEESTILVFWVLSILLSLVLGMRNDGQKQQQGGVPRPGRPSGFLPSSFRAISSYLRIVSSGASTVARSAASVASSIVDRDDDINHDQVNWAGFDKLEGEGGAIRQVLLLGYRSGFQVWDVEDANNVRDLVSRHDGPVSFMQMLPKPIASKRLQDKFADSRPLLVVCADGSHSVGSNIQNGLATPCNGSIPNYNDSVNGSILPTAVQFYSLRSQSYVHVLKFRSVVYSVRCSSRVVAISQAAQIHCFDATTLEREYTILTNPIVMGPPGAGGIGYGPLAVGPRWLAYSGSPVVVSNSGRVSPQHLMPSASFPGFPSNGSLVAHYAKESSKQLAAGIVTLGDMGYKKISRYCSELLPENNSSVQSGSPGWKGNGTVNGHLTDAENIGMVIVRDIVSKVVIAQFRAHKSPISALCFDPSGTLLVTASVQGHNINVFKIIPGQPVNSSASDAGASYVHLYRLQRGFTNAVIQDISFSDDSNWIMISSSRGTNHLFAINPLGGSVNFQSADASFTLKNSSLGVMTKPAVRWPPSQQSLCAAGPPVTLSVVSRIRNGTNGWKGTVSGAAAAATGRMSSLSGAIASSFHNCRSNALFVDCSSSKAKYHLLVFSPSGCMVQYALRTSTCLDPTPVVSGLSTGHESAPECDARLVVEAIQKWNICQKQNRREREDNIDIYGENGNSDSNKIYPEGLKKGNSIYPEAGGVFMKAKISPEEKHHFYISEAELQMHQPRIPLWAKHEIYFQSMLVEGTKMNEENASKGEIEIERIPTRMIEARSKDLVPVFDYLQTPKIQQTRNPVLDCNTNGRLQHQRSGVSENDRLSCRGSSGSLDSMTDSAAAVAEFHNASEETECNGPRMPVGTKGFVNNSDSPKMKTRLETVNNRESLRMEAQLKFVNSNKEGLKMENHFEDEGGEFD